One segment of Xiphias gladius isolate SHS-SW01 ecotype Sanya breed wild chromosome 1, ASM1685928v1, whole genome shotgun sequence DNA contains the following:
- the bola3 gene encoding bolA-like protein 3 — protein sequence MLACQRGLAGSITSALQVLRSDRVVVCRQLQRRLSTQTDGEVRIAEVLKQKFPLASSLKVVDISGGCGAMYEIHIESSEFKGKRTVQQHQLVNQALKDEIQGMHGLRIFTDVPKP from the exons ATGTTGGCTTGTCAACGGGGCTTGGCCGGCAGTATCACCTCCGCTCTCCAGGTTCTTCGCAGCGATcga GTCGTTGTTTGCCGCCAGCTGCAGAGACGTCTGTCCACACAAACGGACGGAGAGGTCCGCATCGCAGAGGTACTGAAGCAGAAGTTTCCGTTAGCCTCGTCGCTCAAAGTTGTGGATATATCAG GTGGTTGTGGGGCTATGTATGAGATCCATATAGAGTCCAGTGAGTTCAAAGGAAAAAGGACGGTGCAACAACACCAGTTAGTCAATCAG GCACTCAAGGATGAGATTCAAGGAATGCATGGACTGCGAATATTCACTGATGTTCCAAAACCTTAG